DNA sequence from the Halorubrum sp. BOL3-1 genome:
CAGAGCACACGCCGACGCTCACCGTGCGGATCGATGAGTCATTGCGGGAGATCGGCCACGTCGACCAACGCCGGCAAATGGTCCAGCTGCTCAGTTGGCTCGGTCACGGGGTGGACGTCCGGGTCGTGTTCGAGTCCTCTATCTGGATGCGGCGCTTTGCCTGGAGTTATGATCCGGAGATCGATGTTGACGGATTAGAGGGGAACGTCTCGGACGTGGCCGCGTTCAATGTGAGTTCACAGTGCGATACAGGCCAGCGCACGCACGGTACCGTTGACGACCACGTTGCGGCCGCGTGTGAGGCGCTTGAGACGGACGGTGAGGTTGTCGCCACCCTCGAACGTATTGGGGCAGAGGCCGGCCAGACAGCCGCCTACGAGGCGCTCTATGAGGCTGCTCCGTACGATGACCCCGACCAGTCCCGGAACAACATCGCGTACCACCTACGGCAGCTTCGCAAACACGAACTCGTGACCGAACGCATCGTGACCAGCGACGGGAGCAAAGTCGCAATTCGCCCGGCTGGCGTGCGTTTCCTCGACGAAATTAGCCGATCTGGAACGCATCAGAAACGCCTTCAGAATTCTGTGAGTCGGACCGGAAAATCTGACGACAATTTGGAGTCTAGACCCGCGCACACACGTGAGAGGGGGACCGGCTGGAGCCGTGACCGCCTCCCGGCACTCCACTCCATCCGACCGCTTCCCCGCTCTACGTATCAGGCTGCCGTCGCAGCGACCCCCGAGAATGGCGTCGCGACGGTCGGTGCTGCGGTTTCTGAGTGGGATGACCGAGCATCTCCCCACCGGTACATGGACTGGGAAAACGATCGCCTCGCCATAGCCGCTGAGGTCGACAATCCGATGCAGTGGGCGGTCTGTACTGCTCGGTCGTTAGGTGATGTGTTCGTCTGGGATAACCTGCTAACTGACGAGCGGCTCGACGAGCATAGTGAGTTCCGGCGGCTCCTCCAGGAGGCACCTGGAGTTCTCCAAAATAGTGCGTGTCTCGGGTGGATTGCTGAGGAAGACGAGCTGGTTGATGATATCGGTGAGTTCAGCGATCGAATACAGGATGTCCTTGAGGAGATCTGCGAGATGACGCGGGACATGACCCACGGGGAATACCGCGAATACAACTCCCGAACGGCCTTCCGAACGCAGATCCTCAAAGAGTCACTTGGCGTGATCGGCGTGATGACCCGATTACTGGACTTCGCTGGCATCGATATCCTTCGAATCGGTCGGATGCCCCGGTTCAAGAGCGATTTTGATGACGAGAAGCTCTCGAGTATCGCGAAGTTCGTCGGGATCAATTCGGCGATCGCGTCAAAGTACGGGATGGCATCGGTGTTCCGCCAACTGTTCGAGGACCGTGACGAGGTGCTTCGGTGGTCGATGGACGTTGATGTCGACGCCGCAGAGCCGTTCGGTGAACTCATCGGCTCGTGGTGTCTGTTTGCCGATTACGGCGACCGCCAAGAAGTGTTTGCTGAGAAGCTTCGATCCAACGTCTCGCCGAAGGACGTCCGGGATGATGCCCCGGAGATCGGCGTCCGTGTCCCTGTTCAGACGTCGACGAGCCGAGCCCAGTACCGGGATCGGCTCGAGGAAGCGCTTGAGGCGAAGAATCTCCTTGCGACTCCAGAGGCAGTATCGGTACTTCACGGATTATGTCGGTCGCCATTGGCTATCGCGAACGGCGTCGCCCGAGGCTTGGAGCCGGAAACCGAGACGCGACATATCCGCTCTGCTGAGCTCCGGCGCATCATCGCAG
Encoded proteins:
- a CDS encoding DUF5817 domain-containing protein; its protein translation is MSRFAVVGCSNCGQHWVIEDSVSNSAAGRRECLRCGNQYSDDQLRRRARADTWEAAVEQRSALLASARSASAEFDEVGRYAELEHEWDRDLVGEPLGVQVLTGAFSDDQHLDAAQGETDDGSDHTPRQLGDLRCGEDAGLWMVQQYPAVSSGTVRLDEESRPGELWQRLVAVLEADIALAVRELVGGVADGVAWQTLEAIIDDQLGTVDQEALPDAASLNGSIVASTLLSLCNDVESEQHQQALELLESFGSAEFGPLGIGFNGELEDVRRIVKPLLAAAEHTPTLTVRIDESLREIGHVDQRRQMVQLLSWLGHGVDVRVVFESSIWMRRFAWSYDPEIDVDGLEGNVSDVAAFNVSSQCDTGQRTHGTVDDHVAAACEALETDGEVVATLERIGAEAGQTAAYEALYEAAPYDDPDQSRNNIAYHLRQLRKHELVTERIVTSDGSKVAIRPAGVRFLDEISRSGTHQKRLQNSVSRTGKSDDNLESRPAHTRERGTGWSRDRLPALHSIRPLPRSTYQAAVAATPENGVATVGAAVSEWDDRASPHRYMDWENDRLAIAAEVDNPMQWAVCTARSLGDVFVWDNLLTDERLDEHSEFRRLLQEAPGVLQNSACLGWIAEEDELVDDIGEFSDRIQDVLEEICEMTRDMTHGEYREYNSRTAFRTQILKESLGVIGVMTRLLDFAGIDILRIGRMPRFKSDFDDEKLSSIAKFVGINSAIASKYGMASVFRQLFEDRDEVLRWSMDVDVDAAEPFGELIGSWCLFADYGDRQEVFAEKLRSNVSPKDVRDDAPEIGVRVPVQTSTSRAQYRDRLEEALEAKNLLATPEAVSVLHGLCRSPLAIANGVARGLEPETETRHIRSAELRRIIAALSPEQVLRDASSTPRKALVALADADEFVTQSALAESAGVSARSLRDHLPDLVDAGIVATANAGYRLQLSFAETDRDDGELPERYRDIYPHWVSDPTVSNDVHAAAGALRTARDHHGPDGPVSSEEVGFAGDVLLEVTEPWPLLDEVLPALWAVTARACYREDATVAGGALVERKTEIMGRRPRQLSLQEATSKKPIS